TACTGTCATCTTCTGGGTCAGGTCACCCTTGGCTACGGCGGTAGCTACGTTGGCAATGTCCCGAACTTGACTCGTCAAGTTCGACGCCATATTATTTACGTTGTCGGTCAGGTCTTTCCAGACACCACTCACGTTAGGCACGAGTGCTTGGCCGCCGAGCTTACCTTCGGTGCCTACTTCTTGGGCTACACGCGTTACCTCGCCAGCAAACAAGTTGAGCGAGTCCACCATCTGGTTCAGGTTCTGCTTCAGCTGCAGCAGTTCCCCTTTCACATCGACCGTAATCTTCTGGCTCAGGTCGCCCTTAGCTACGGCCGTGGCTACATTGGCAATGTCGCGCACCTGACTCGTCAGGTTCGAGGCCATTGTATTTACGTTGTCAGTAAGTTGTTTCCACACGCCACCAACATTCGGTACCGACGCCTGTCCACCGAGCTTGCCTTCGGTGCCTACCTCTTGCGCTACACGGGTTACCTCGCCGGCAAACAGATTTAGGTTGTCAATCGTCTTGTTGATGGTTTCGGCCATCACTTTGAAGTCACCCGACACAGGTATCTGGAAAGTCTCATCCAGGTTACCCTTCGAGATATTCTTGAGCACCTTCCCTACTTCGAGTACCGGAACAGCAATACTGTCTACTAATCCGTTGATATTATTAATCATGTCGCGCCAGAACCCGGCCGCATTCTCGGCCGAGGCGCGCGCTTTTAGATTCCCTTCTACCCCGGCGACCTTCGAAATGCGCGAAACTTCACCGCCTACTCCCCCGATCATTTCGACCATTGAGTTGTAAGCCTCTGCAATTTCAGCGAAGATGTCATCATCCTGCTTGGTTAGCCGAACAGATACATCACCTTTCTTAAAAGCATCCAGAGCATAGAGTACTCGATTCAGCTGCTCATTTATATAATCAGGGCTCTGCGTGCGAGACGTTGCACCTGCGTTTCCCCGACGGCGAGTCAGGTGGTTCGACGTACGTTCTCCATTCACTTTTGTCCCGTTGGCAGAAGCCAATGGGGTAAGTTCCGGCGTGTTTTCCGGCGTAGCTGAAGGAACGTCTGCGGAAGAAGTAGGTCGAGTATTCTTACCTGAAGCCATATGAACGGGGAGATTGCAGCGCCTAATTAAAGAAAGGCTAACTTAATCTTGGCGGAATGAGTGAGCCAATAGTCAGACTGGCAAAGGTAATAACTACGCCACTGTCTTCCCACTAGAATCGGGGCTTCCGTGCAGGATTTTACGAAGTAATACTTCTCCAAAAGCGAGGTTTGTGAACCTCTCAGCCCAAGCACCGTGTTAAAACAAAACGAGATAAGGTGCTCGCCACGAATGCGACCGGCTAGGTTATTGCTTGTGTATTCGTAGAGCTACACCGGATTATTCCAGCATCTTTGCGGCAAAATTCAACTTTTGTTTTTCATCTGCCGTTCTCTATTCACAACCGCATTCCCTCCTGCACTAGTACCCTTTTATGGTTAAGAATTTAGTCATTGTGGAGTCACCTGCCAAAGCCAAGACCATTGAAGGTTACTTGGGCAAGGACTTCGTAGTCAAATCCAGCTTCGGCCATGTTCGTGATTTGCCGAAGGATAATAACGCCATTGATATCGCCAATGGGTTTAAGCCAACCTATGTTGTTTCGCCCGATAAACGTGAAATTATTGCGCAACTCAAGAAGCTAGCAAAGGAAGCCGAAACCGTATGGTTAGCCAGTGACGATGATCGCGAAGGAGAGGCCATCAGCTGGCATTTGGCTGAAACCCTGAACCTGAACGATGCGAAGACGCGCCGTATTGTGTTCCGAGAAATTACGAAGAACGCCATCCTCAATGCTATCGACTCACCTCGTGCGATTAACCTGAACTTGGTAAACGCCCAGCAGGCCCGCCGTGTACTCGACCGCTTGGTTGGTTTTGAGCTTTCGCCAGTGCTCTGGAAGAAGGTAAAGACTGGCCTCTCTGCTGGCCGGGTGCAATCGGTTGCAGTGCGACTAGTAGTAGAGCGTGAACGGGAAATCAGTCACTTTAAAACCTCTTCCGCTTACCGCATCACGGCGCGCTTTGATGCGGGTCGTGGCGCCGTACTAGAAGCCGAGCTACCAACTCGTTTTAAGGAACAAGCTGAAGCGCAAGAGTTCCTGACTCGTTGCATTGGTGCCACTTATAGCATCGATAACCTAGAGAAGAAACCAGGAAAACGTTCGCCTGCTCCTCCTTTTACGACATCTACTCTTCAGCAGGAAGCTTCACGCAAGCTAGGTTTTTCGGTAGCGCAGACTATGAGTGTAGCGCAGAAACTGTACGAAGCTGGTAAGATCAGCTACATGCGTACAGACTCCGTAAACCTGTCGCAAGATGCGCTGGTTGCAGCTCAAGCAGAAATCGAGCGGGCTTACGGGGCGGAGTATGCGCATACCCGGCAGTTCAAGACCAAATCGGCTTCGGCGCAGGAAGCACACGAAGCCATTCGTCCTACCGATTTTTCCCTCACAAAGGCAGGTTCTGATTCTGCGGAACAGCGGTTGTACGACCTTATCCGCAAGAGAGCTATGGCTTCTCAGATGGCCGATGCTGTAGTGGAACGTACAGTAGCCACCATTGGCATCAGCACCCAACCAGGCGTAGCACTGACGGCTACGGGCGAAGTCATCACGTTTGAAGGCTTCTTGAAGGCTTATAGCGAGTCAAAAGATGACGAGGATACGGATACTGAATCGTCGTTTTCGCGTGGCTTACCACCTTTGACTACGGGCCAAGAACTGCCTTTGCAGCTGTTGCGTGCCACAGAGCGTTACGCACAGCCCCCTGCACGTTACACGGAAGCCTCGTTAGTGAAGAAATTGGAGGAAATGGGTATCGGTCGTCCATCAACGTACGCCCCTACCATTTCTACGATTCAAAAGCGTGGCTACGTGGAAAAAGACAGCCGTGAGGGCAAGGAGCGCAAGTTCCATGTGCTAACGCTGGAAGGCAGCGAAGTTCAAGTCGAGGCTAAGACGGAAACCTTTGGCGCTGACAAAGCCAAGCTCTTCCCAACGGACACCGCGATGGTGGTCAATGATTTCTTGGTGGAGCACTTCCCCATTATCATCGATTATAAATTCACGGCGAAGGTAGAAGGCGAGTTTGACTTGATTGCCAACGGCCACGAGCAGTGGGAGCACATGTTATCCAATTTCTATGGTACCTTCCACGAAACAGTGGAGCGTGGCCAAGATATTGAGCGCAGCACCCTAGGTTCGACCCGTGAAATTGGTACACACCCTGAAACGGGTCAAAAAATTACGGCTCGTCTCGGTCGCTTCGGCCCTTATGTACAGATCGAACCGAAAGAAGGTTCTGAGGAAAAAGCAGTTTATGCTAGCCTGCGCAAGGGAC
This Hymenobacter sp. GOD-10R DNA region includes the following protein-coding sequences:
- the topA gene encoding type I DNA topoisomerase translates to MVKNLVIVESPAKAKTIEGYLGKDFVVKSSFGHVRDLPKDNNAIDIANGFKPTYVVSPDKREIIAQLKKLAKEAETVWLASDDDREGEAISWHLAETLNLNDAKTRRIVFREITKNAILNAIDSPRAINLNLVNAQQARRVLDRLVGFELSPVLWKKVKTGLSAGRVQSVAVRLVVEREREISHFKTSSAYRITARFDAGRGAVLEAELPTRFKEQAEAQEFLTRCIGATYSIDNLEKKPGKRSPAPPFTTSTLQQEASRKLGFSVAQTMSVAQKLYEAGKISYMRTDSVNLSQDALVAAQAEIERAYGAEYAHTRQFKTKSASAQEAHEAIRPTDFSLTKAGSDSAEQRLYDLIRKRAMASQMADAVVERTVATIGISTQPGVALTATGEVITFEGFLKAYSESKDDEDTDTESSFSRGLPPLTTGQELPLQLLRATERYAQPPARYTEASLVKKLEEMGIGRPSTYAPTISTIQKRGYVEKDSREGKERKFHVLTLEGSEVQVEAKTETFGADKAKLFPTDTAMVVNDFLVEHFPIIIDYKFTAKVEGEFDLIANGHEQWEHMLSNFYGTFHETVERGQDIERSTLGSTREIGTHPETGQKITARLGRFGPYVQIEPKEGSEEKAVYASLRKGQFIENITIEEALDLFKLPRVVGQFEDKDMTAALGRFGPYIRHDSKFYSLTKEQDPHTITAPEAIALIEGKRKADAERLIKEFPENPEVQVLNGRFGPYIVVGKKNVKIPKGEEPKELTLERCLELAEQTPDKPAKGGRFAKKTPPAPEVTADTPKKKAASTTTAKAK